AGCCGTTGTGGCCCTTATAACATTTTTGGCTTTGAAAGAGATTTTAAGCTCCGAAGCCCATAAAAATAGTAAAATAAACACTTTTATTAACAGCTCTAACGTGGCAATTCTGCCATTGTTATTTGTCTTTGGTGCAGTAGTCACCTACAAAGTTGTTACCATACTCTAAGGGGTGGTCGGGAATGAAAAACCAAAAAATAGGATTATTAGCCATCCTGGCAGTAGTCATAGTGGTTGTGGCTGTATCAGGATGCAATGATAATACTAAAACAAACGGCACCAATGCCAGTGCAATATCAGAAAAAGGTACTAAACTTGCGATCCACAACAATGGTAGTACATGGGCACACGTTGAAATAGATGCCAATGCCACCCATAAAAACGGTACTAACATAACTTTTGGGGCAGATACATTCATAAAACCCAATGATAATGTGACCATTGATTTATCCCATATATTGGGATACGAAAATCAATCATTACCTGCAGGAACTGTAATACGGGTACAATCTTGGAAAGGACTCTTTAACACTACCGGTGGTGGCACAGGAGCACTTAACATATCATTCCAGGGTTGGTCAAATAACAGATACCCAACTGCAAGCGACAACTTGACCAACGTAACCTACAACCCATTGACTATCTCAACACTTCCAGTAAACATCACTAATAGTACTGTATTCCTTGGAACAACACCAACAGAAATTGCTAACATCCAATCCATTGACACAGCGGATCAGGAACTGCTCTACGAGGAAGAAATAATCACTGTGAATGCAGATGGATCTGTAACCATCATCATTAGCAGAGCTCCAGAGCTGTGCCGTGCAATTGCTAGTATTATTTAACAAAATACAACCCCCTTTTTTATTTTTTTATTTTATTACTTATTTTGAGTTAAATTTTGCAAATTAATTAATAAATTAAATATTGAATTAAATATATGGTTTATCCAGAATCTGGGAGTAATTAAAGAGAATTACTAAACAGCTAATTGATTGAAATGAATCAAAAAATCTTAACGGTAACAGTGGTACTGGTATTGGCTTTTTCAGCTCTGGCTGTCCTAGAAGTTTCCAGTGGATTTGTCAGTGGCCTGGTCTTTGACCAGATTCCATACAATTACAGTGCCAAAGTATGGATACCACCCACCAATGCATCAAATCCCAACTCTGCATCAATGGGAGGTTTTTACAAGATCAATGGAAAAGGTACCAATTTCAATTTCTTCTTAAAAATTTCAGGTGCTGAAAAATCAGAAAGTCCCCTGGATTACACTGGTGACGGACTCACTGGAGTGGGAAAAATAGATCAAATTAAATTAACCCCTGGAACCATTTATGCCATCGTAACCAAGGACATTAAAGGTGCTATGTTCAATACCACCTTCAAGGGACACATGAACCTAACATGTGCAGCATGGACAGGTGTCACCTACTTCCAGAATGATGGCAAGAACTTTACGGGTAACTTCACTATTGATGGGGTGATGACTGATTGGGAAGGTAATTATACTTTAAAACGAGAAAGTTACCGTATCCTAGGAATCAGTGATTTCATTTATTATCCCAACAATCAGAGATCAGCAGCCAAGAATGCTCAGAAAACATACTACCTTTAAAAAACATTTAATTCTTCTTTTTATTTTTCATCATTAAATAAGGCAGTCTCACGAGTCTGATTTGATTTAATAATTTTTTTCTCTTAATCATTTTTCAATTATCTACTTAATTTACATCGCTAGGACTATATATCTTAATGAATTAAATCCAAAATTCTTTATATTCCATGTTTAAATGGAAACCATAGAATTTTGATGGGATTTGAGTGATACTCAAACTGTATTCTATAAACCATACTTGAAACATGTTAAAAATGAATAATCCATTTTTCTAGTTTAGAAGGATAAAGCCACTGCACCAAAAATAAACTAACTTAATCTACACCCAAAAGATTTAATGCAATCGAAAGGGATTTAATGTAACCCAAAGGCAGCTAAATTCACAAAGGGCATTACTAAGAACAACATGGAGTTGGATATTCCGTGAGCAACGGTTATTCCGAATATGGATTTGGTTTTAATTAGACAGGTACCATAGAACAGGGCCACACAGAACACAAAGACTAAATCCGCAAAGTATATCCAGCCAATGTGCATGGTGGTAAACACCAGGGATGTGTAAATAAGACCAAAAGCTGCACCAAACATGTTGGTAACGTTATTCTGCAGGATACCCCTGAAGAGTAACTCCTCAGCCAGCCCAGTGGATATCAATAGAATAAAGAAAGCTCCAATTAGAAGCACTGGAGTAAACTGGGAGATCAAGGGATCTGGCCGGAGAATGAAAAACTCAATAATACCAGTAACAAATCCAGTAGCTGCAATGAGAAGTTGAACCTTGACATTCCCCAGAACCAACCCCACATCAGCCATGGACAAATTCTGACTGCGTATGATAGCTAAAGATGCTGCAAAAAGGGGTAAAGCAACAATAGGGAACCAGTACAATGGTTTTATCTGCATCATGGGTATGGAAAGTCCCACAATACGTATGATGGGTATGGGCATCATACTGCGTAGCAGGTTAGAAAAATCAGTTGATTCCACCATGGCTGCATTAACCAGAAGAGCAAAGAGAATAATAGTATGAGCAGCAAGCCCCCAGGTCTTATTAACATAGGTAGTTAAAAGTTCTGCCCCTATCAAAGCCAAAAGATAAGCAATAAGAGTTATGACATAATTAACTGGTAATCCAATTTGGAAACGTTTTTTATTATCCATTTCAACAGTGCTCAATTTCATTACTCCTCAGGTTATGGTTAAAATTTAATAATTTAATTTCAGTGAACAATTTTGATCGTAGGAATTAAATCCCATCACTCATCCATTAAAAAATGATATGAAGATTTTATTACTAGTGACATATAACTGTAACTATTATTTGATTGAACATCATTTTTTAGAATCTAAAATGAGAAGTTTTATAAGTTTCAACAACTAATAACATGTTTGATTAAAAAACAACTCCCTTAAACTGATTAAACGACCAAATTTATTCAAAATAACGAAAATAAATGCAGATTAGCTGTATTTTATTATTTGATTTTGTTTATAATGAGAGTTGAGTACCGGTTGAATATGAATAATAGGTTAAATACTGACCTACAATATTTGATAATAAATTATATCTTTAACTTATGAAATGGGATAATGTATAAAATAAAGTATCATTAAATTTTAATACCATAAAATTTAAGGTGTTAGTGAATATAAACATGAAATGAATATATTATCCATCTATTGCAATATTATTAACGTTATTAGGGAGGGGTATTAATAAAGATTATAGCTATCATACCCGCTTATAATGAAGAAAAAACCATTGGCAGCGTGGTTCTGGGAACACGGCAACATGTATTAAGGGTTATTGTTGTTGATGACGGCAGCCATGACAAAACTGCAGATATAGCCAGGTTAGCCGGGGCTAAAGTACTAGTCCATCCCCAGAATCAGGGAAAAGGGGCAGCACTCAAAACTGGTTTCAAGGCAGCTAAAGATGCAGATATCATAGTCACCTTGGACTCTGATGGTCAACACGAACCAGAAGAAATACCCAAACTTTTTGAACCCATAATCAATGGTGAAGCCGACATAGTAAACGGTAGCCGATATTTAAATGGTAATGGGAAGGAAACCCCTGCTTACCGACGCGTGGGACAGAACGTACTGGACACTGCCACCAACATCAGTGGAAAAATGGATGTTACTGACAGTCAGAGTGGTTTCCGTGCATTCGCCGGTCACACCCTACCACTATTCCGATTCCACAGCACTGGTTACACCATTGAAAGTGAAATGCTCATTGAAGCTTCTAAAGCAGGTTTAAGGATTAAAGAAGTGGAGATAACCACCACTTATGGAGAAGATTCTCACCATAAGAAGAATCCATTAAGCCACGGAGTGAGTGTTCTGGTGCGAATCTTACAGGACATGGAATTCAACCGGCCATTATACTACTTCACAATTCCAGGACTTATTTTAGTGTTAATTGGCATGATATTAGGTTTGAAATTCTTTGGAGAGTACCTGGGGGGTCAGATGACCACCTTATTCCCCACCACCCTAGCAGGACTCATTGCCATTTTTGGGACATTCATAGCTTTCACCGGATTGATTTTACACAGTGTTTCCCGTATGATTTGGAGAGCTATGGGTAAATAAACTTAAAATTTTCATTTATAATGGTTAAATTAATGATTTAATTTTGATTTTTTTCTTATATTTTTGAGTAAATTACAATAATATTCTGATTATTCTAAATTTAAAATAAAGATTAAATAGAAATAGTTTGATGGAAAAAAGGATTTAAAAAAATCCAAAACACGCATTTAATCTAAAGAATACTATTTTTAAATTAAAGGAGAACCACCATTAACTATTCTCCTTCACCTTCCCTGTACTCATGTGTGAAGTGGGCATCATACAGTTTGGATGGAGTCACTCTACCTGTACCAAGCACATCCCCCACCACAATAAGAGCGGTCTTGGTTATACCAGCTTCCTGAACCTGGTCAACTATATCCTCCAGGGTGCCCCTGACTATTTTTTCATCATCCCAGCTGGCCTTCTGGACCACTGCCACCGGGGTCCCAGGGTCATAGAAGGTTAAAAGTTCTGATACTACTTTACCGATCATGTGCACTCCCAGGAATATGCACATGGTGGCCTGGTGTTCTGCCAGTCTGAAAATGGCTTCCCGTTCTGGTTTGGGTGTGCGGCCAGATGGCCGGGTTATTATAACTGTCTGTGAAACTTCAGGCTGGGTTAATTCTGCTTCTAATGCTGCTGCAGAGGCAAACAGGGAACTGACACCAGGGATGATCTGGTAATGGATGTTTTTATTTTTAAGGTACTGTATCTGTTCAGCGATTGCCCCATAAATAGCCGGGTCACCGGTGTGCACCCGTGCAACCAGTTTCCCTTCACTGGTTGATTTTTCCATCATTTGCACGATTTCATCCAGGTTCATCTGGGCACTGTTGTAGATCTGGGCCCCTTCTTTGGCTCCGGATAAGACCTCCGGGTTCACCAGGGATCCAGCGTAGATAATCACATCTGCCTCGGCAATAACTTTGGCACCTTTGATAGTTAGTAGTTCCGGGTCTCCAGGGCCGGCTCCTATGAAAATTACTTTACCTTGCATCAATATCACTCACTAAATTTTCCTGAATCTTATTTAGAATAATTGACTGATTTAATTTTGATTAATTCGATATTTGATTGTAGATTTATAATTGATTGTAGATTATTAAATCTATGATAACATTGAGATAGTGGTTGTTTTTATTCTATTATGAACTTCTTTTCTTCCATTTCTATGGATCCATAGGGGCATTCCTGTATGCATATTTCACAGCATCCACAGCTGGCCGGGTCGATTACTGCCTGTTCCTCTTCATTTAAGGTTACAGTATCCATGCCTATCTGCACCTGTGGACAGTGTTTGATACATTCGTGCTGGCATTCATCTGCTTCACAGGTTTCAGGGTCCACCACCGCTGATTTCATTGCAAAACCCACTGCCCTGCGCACTGCTTCTTTGACCTGGTACCCTGCCAGGTGAAGTATGGTATCTCCCACCACGGGGTCAGTGGCCATACTGGCATTACAGGGGTAGTTGTGTAGTTTGTTACCTGCTTCCTGCTCTGCTTCCTCAGTGGGTATGCCTTCAATGTTCTCGGCAATGTAATGGGTACTGCCACAGGGAGCAGTTCTAAGCACCTTCACCTTCCGGATGAGGTTGCCTGCTTCTATTTCCAGTTTGGGTTTACCAAATTCACGGGCAAATTTATCGATGTAGGTGTCTCCCACCGGTTCCAGGGAACAGAATGGTTTGGGGAATACGATCTTAACTTCAGGGGCGGATTCTTCTATTTCCCGTTGCAGGCCGGGTGGTACCTGTGCCGGGTCGTGAATGGGTATGATCACTGATTTGGCACCGCTTTGCCTGGCGATGATAGGTACGATCATGTTAATATCACCGAATAGTCCCACTGCCAGGATGAGATCCGCAGTGGGGATGGATTTTGGCACGTACTGCTGGAAGTCATCAATGAACTCCGGTAGGTCATCCGGAATTTCTTCTAACCCCACCATACTACTGGCCAGTCCCATTTCTGCCAGGCTGTTAACAATACGACTACCATACTTCCCTGAACTTATCACGTAAAGTTTCATAGTACTCATCTCTGCATTTATTTAAAAACACAATCCAGTTAAAATAACACCTATCAATAATTAATTCTACTTTAAAGTCCTTAATAAATTAGTTGATATTGTTCCAGTGATATTTTTTTATTATGCCCTGAGAATTTTAGTAAAAAATAGAGAACAATTATTTTGGAATAAAAATATTTGGAAATAAAAAAAAAGATATTGATGAGATTTCTTTAAGGATATTTTATTCATTTAAAGCCCAGTAACACCTTTT
The sequence above is a segment of the Methanobacterium formicicum DSM 3637 genome. Coding sequences within it:
- a CDS encoding glycosyltransferase family 2 protein, which gives rise to MVLGTRQHVLRVIVVDDGSHDKTADIARLAGAKVLVHPQNQGKGAALKTGFKAAKDADIIVTLDSDGQHEPEEIPKLFEPIINGEADIVNGSRYLNGNGKETPAYRRVGQNVLDTATNISGKMDVTDSQSGFRAFAGHTLPLFRFHSTGYTIESEMLIEASKAGLRIKEVEITTTYGEDSHHKKNPLSHGVSVLVRILQDMEFNRPLYYFTIPGLILVLIGMILGLKFFGEYLGGQMTTLFPTTLAGLIAIFGTFIAFTGLILHSVSRMIWRAMGK
- a CDS encoding DUF166 domain-containing protein, encoding MSTMKLYVISSGKYGSRIVNSLAEMGLASSMVGLEEIPDDLPEFIDDFQQYVPKSIPTADLILAVGLFGDINMIVPIIARQSGAKSVIIPIHDPAQVPPGLQREIEESAPEVKIVFPKPFCSLEPVGDTYIDKFAREFGKPKLEIEAGNLIRKVKVLRTAPCGSTHYIAENIEGIPTEEAEQEAGNKLHNYPCNASMATDPVVGDTILHLAGYQVKEAVRRAVGFAMKSAVVDPETCEADECQHECIKHCPQVQIGMDTVTLNEEEQAVIDPASCGCCEICIQECPYGSIEMEEKKFIIE
- the cobM gene encoding precorrin-4 C(11)-methyltransferase, with translation MQGKVIFIGAGPGDPELLTIKGAKVIAEADVIIYAGSLVNPEVLSGAKEGAQIYNSAQMNLDEIVQMMEKSTSEGKLVARVHTGDPAIYGAIAEQIQYLKNKNIHYQIIPGVSSLFASAAALEAELTQPEVSQTVIITRPSGRTPKPEREAIFRLAEHQATMCIFLGVHMIGKVVSELLTFYDPGTPVAVVQKASWDDEKIVRGTLEDIVDQVQEAGITKTALIVVGDVLGTGRVTPSKLYDAHFTHEYREGEGE
- a CDS encoding CPBP family intramembrane glutamic endopeptidase, which codes for MSTVEMDNKKRFQIGLPVNYVITLIAYLLALIGAELLTTYVNKTWGLAAHTIILFALLVNAAMVESTDFSNLLRSMMPIPIIRIVGLSIPMMQIKPLYWFPIVALPLFAASLAIIRSQNLSMADVGLVLGNVKVQLLIAATGFVTGIIEFFILRPDPLISQFTPVLLIGAFFILLISTGLAEELLFRGILQNNVTNMFGAAFGLIYTSLVFTTMHIGWIYFADLVFVFCVALFYGTCLIKTKSIFGITVAHGISNSMLFLVMPFVNLAAFGLH